In a genomic window of Myxococcales bacterium:
- a CDS encoding NAD(P)-dependent oxidoreductase → MPIAFLGTGLLGSGFVRHLLATTGGITIWNRTARKLAPLVAAGARAAATPAEAAAGATRVHLCVKDDAAVDAILAEVLPVLTPDAVVIDHTTTSVAGSRARAARAAVAGVGFLHAPVFMSPGAAAAAKGIMMCAGAADVFARVDGALAAMTGDLWYVGDDHGRAAAMKLCGNAMIIAITAGMADALAIGRSAGLAGADVLEVMTRLKPGGAIELRGKKMAAGDFAASFELTMARKDLGLMIDEVTPAPLAALAAIAARADALIADGHGADDLGVLALPPPAAP, encoded by the coding sequence ATGCCCATCGCGTTCCTCGGCACCGGCCTGCTCGGCTCGGGCTTCGTCCGCCACCTGCTCGCCACCACCGGCGGCATCACCATCTGGAACCGGACCGCGCGCAAGCTCGCGCCGCTGGTGGCCGCTGGCGCCCGCGCCGCCGCGACCCCGGCCGAGGCCGCCGCCGGAGCCACGCGCGTCCACCTGTGCGTCAAGGACGACGCCGCCGTCGACGCGATCCTGGCCGAGGTGCTGCCGGTCCTGACCCCGGACGCGGTCGTGATCGATCACACGACCACGTCGGTCGCGGGCTCGCGGGCCCGGGCCGCGCGGGCCGCGGTCGCCGGCGTCGGGTTCCTGCACGCGCCGGTGTTCATGTCGCCGGGCGCGGCCGCCGCCGCCAAGGGCATCATGATGTGCGCCGGCGCCGCCGACGTGTTCGCGCGCGTCGACGGCGCGCTCGCGGCCATGACCGGCGACCTGTGGTACGTCGGCGACGACCACGGCCGGGCCGCGGCCATGAAGCTGTGCGGCAACGCGATGATCATCGCGATCACCGCCGGCATGGCCGACGCCCTGGCGATCGGCCGCAGCGCCGGGCTGGCCGGCGCCGACGTGCTCGAGGTGATGACCCGGCTCAAGCCCGGCGGCGCGATCGAGCTGCGCGGCAAGAAGATGGCGGCCGGCGACTTCGCGGCCAGCTTCGAGCTGACGATGGCGCGCAAGGATCTCGGGCTCATGATCGACGAGGTCACGCCGGCGCCGCTGGCGGCGCTGGCCGCGATCGCCGCCCGCGCCGACGCGCTGATCGCCGACGGCCACGGCGCCGACGACCTCGGCGTCCTCGCGCTGCCGCCGCCCGCGGCGCCGTGA
- a CDS encoding DUF1993 domain-containing protein — MAAQLGQLATWLDKAVAHGEAKKFEPDTLLTAWLAPDQFPLVRQIGAACDTAKLAAARLTGRPGPTHADDQRTCAACRARVADVIAYLDTLMPTDFAEAADAQIQFPWMPGKYLTAADYLLWFAIPNFHFHLAHAYAILRHNGVELGKSEFLGALPFRDL, encoded by the coding sequence ATGGCCGCGCAGCTCGGCCAGCTCGCCACCTGGCTCGACAAGGCCGTGGCCCACGGCGAGGCGAAGAAGTTCGAGCCCGACACGCTCCTGACCGCCTGGCTCGCGCCCGATCAGTTCCCGCTGGTCCGGCAGATCGGCGCGGCCTGCGACACCGCCAAGCTCGCCGCCGCCCGGCTGACCGGTCGGCCCGGCCCGACCCACGCGGACGACCAGCGCACCTGCGCCGCGTGCCGGGCCCGCGTCGCCGACGTGATCGCGTACCTCGACACGCTCATGCCCACCGACTTCGCCGAGGCCGCGGACGCGCAGATCCAGTTCCCGTGGATGCCCGGGAAGTACCTGACGGCGGCGGACTACCTGCTGTGGTTCGCGATCCCGAACTTCCACTTCCACCTGGCCCACGCCTACGCGATCCTCCGGCACAACGGCGTCGAGCTGGGCAAGTCCGAGTTCCTCGGCGCGTTGCCGTTCCGCGACCTGTGA
- a CDS encoding outer membrane beta-barrel protein — MFTTRPAVTVAFLGTLLATPVALADGAPGSCDCAVTPPAAAPAPAPRLARWGVGVHLASITLPDPTGMDDGGTSYGGGGLQLRYRLSPRWQLELSAAHAQEQDVDASVARQLDSVAISALYHLRPFARWDVYLVAGLGATSDGDPDATDEARQASQMGDVRFGGGVERRIGKIGVGAELRAIVVGQREPDATARMAGAPAAAEPQRGGGALTLGATYYF; from the coding sequence ATGTTCACCACACGTCCCGCCGTCACTGTCGCGTTTCTCGGCACCCTGCTCGCGACGCCCGTCGCCCTCGCCGACGGGGCCCCCGGGTCCTGCGACTGCGCGGTCACGCCGCCGGCCGCCGCGCCCGCGCCCGCGCCGCGCCTGGCCCGCTGGGGCGTGGGCGTCCACCTCGCCTCGATCACCCTGCCCGACCCGACCGGCATGGACGACGGCGGCACCTCCTACGGCGGCGGCGGGCTGCAGCTCCGCTACCGGCTGTCGCCGCGCTGGCAGCTCGAGCTGTCGGCGGCCCACGCGCAGGAGCAAGACGTCGACGCGTCGGTCGCGCGCCAGCTCGACAGCGTCGCGATCTCGGCGCTGTACCACCTGCGGCCGTTCGCGCGCTGGGACGTGTACCTGGTGGCCGGCCTCGGCGCGACCAGCGACGGCGATCCCGACGCGACCGACGAGGCGCGCCAGGCCAGCCAGATGGGCGACGTCCGGTTCGGCGGCGGCGTCGAGCGCCGGATCGGCAAGATCGGCGTCGGCGCCGAGCTCCGCGCGATCGTCGTGGGCCAGCGCGAGCCCGACGCCACCGCCCGCATGGCCGGCGCGCCGGCCGCGGCCGAGCCGCAGCGCGGCGGCGGCGCGCTCACGCTCGGCGCGACCTACTACTTCTAG
- a CDS encoding transposase zinc-binding domain-containing protein, producing MRNYLGCGLLDRGFLGVRCAGGGFERLVGFSGKGRAVCPTCRGRRMSDLAAHLVDRVLPRPPYRQWTLSLPWPCARGSTASGAGTTPRPRRRRSGGRPDRAFASVHRIEGRRARCRPHAQLAGTRPT from the coding sequence CTGCGCAACTACCTCGGCTGCGGCCTGCTCGACCGCGGCTTCCTCGGTGTCCGCTGCGCCGGTGGCGGCTTCGAGCGGCTCGTCGGCTTCTCCGGCAAGGGCCGCGCGGTCTGTCCCACGTGTCGGGGCCGCCGGATGTCCGATCTCGCCGCCCACCTCGTCGATCGCGTCCTGCCGCGGCCCCCATATCGCCAGTGGACGCTGTCCTTGCCGTGGCCCTGCGCCCGCGGCTCCACAGCGTCCGGTGCTGGGACGACGCCGCGCCCGCGGCGACGCCGGTCCGGTGGTAGGCCGGACCGCGCGTTCGCCTCCGTCCACCGGATCGAGGGTCGGCGCGCGAGGTGCCGGCCCCACGCGCAACTCGCTGGAACCCGGCCCACCTAG
- the tmpT gene encoding thiopurine S-methyltransferase, translating into MRYTAGMDPAFWRSRWQAGQIGFHEGRPNHLLERYLDRLPPGGRVLVPLCGKTEDLAFLAARGHDVVGVELVEDAVAAFFHEHGATPIRTLVDDLTCYQHRAITIFAGDVFAVTAAVLGAVDAIYDRAALIALPPPDRARYVAHVRTLAPRAPTLLVTLEYPQAAMPGPPFAVPEDEVRALFADAAIEPLADEPLVQPRLAAAGATGRQRCFWIARP; encoded by the coding sequence GTGCGCTACACCGCCGGGATGGACCCCGCGTTCTGGCGCAGTCGCTGGCAGGCCGGCCAGATCGGCTTTCACGAGGGCCGCCCCAACCACCTCCTCGAGCGCTACCTCGATCGGCTGCCGCCCGGCGGCCGGGTGCTGGTGCCGCTGTGCGGCAAGACCGAGGATCTGGCGTTCCTCGCCGCGCGCGGCCACGACGTCGTCGGCGTCGAGCTGGTCGAGGACGCCGTCGCCGCGTTCTTCCACGAGCACGGCGCGACGCCGATCCGCACCCTCGTCGACGACCTGACCTGCTACCAGCACCGCGCGATCACGATCTTCGCCGGCGACGTGTTCGCGGTGACCGCGGCCGTGCTCGGCGCGGTCGACGCGATCTACGACCGGGCCGCGCTGATCGCCCTGCCGCCGCCGGACCGGGCCCGCTACGTCGCGCACGTCCGGACGCTCGCGCCGCGCGCGCCCACGCTGCTGGTCACGCTCGAGTACCCGCAGGCGGCGATGCCCGGCCCGCCGTTCGCCGTGCCCGAGGACGAGGTCCGGGCGCTGTTCGCCGACGCGGCGATCGAGCCGCTGGCCGACGAGCCCCTGGTGCAGCCGCGCCTGGCCGCCGCCGGCGCGACCGGCCGGCAGCGCTGCTTCTGGATCGCGCGGCCCTGA
- a CDS encoding GMC family oxidoreductase — protein sequence MIDVLVIGSGYGGSVVAARLAPTARVVVVERGRWWRPHEFPTGLAGLARAYRSRRNPGGLWSLHLGRGVGVATASAVGGSSAVNYGITAQPDDHAFAGWPVGATELAPWFARARAMLQPTASPRADRLGDKAFLDRLEPGRRVDLENTIDWAACTDCGDCVLGCRVGAKRGLERTYLAAALARGAELRHSVEALRLVPRAHGGFAVELQAIDTGARSWVTAGSVVLAAGTLGTLALLHRSGVPVGPRFGTGLSLNGDGVAFLKGTPHALAGDSGAPISTSVRIPVRGDDGEVRTLMVMSGRVPRAAQRLAAAALMVVGGGRRWRWLRDLVRVEAQGPMAHSFMYKLDAQDRAQGTARFTPRGVVIDWPDYADDPILRFAERRLGAWAAVAGGAPTPSLARLRGMPGLSVHPLGGCRMGRSIDDGVVDTVGQVFDPRGGVYAGLRIADGSIVPGSIGVPPSLTIAALAERIADDLRRGHRGQPAGPARASA from the coding sequence ATGATCGACGTCCTGGTGATCGGCTCGGGCTACGGCGGCAGCGTGGTGGCCGCGCGCCTGGCGCCGACGGCGCGGGTGGTGGTCGTCGAGCGTGGGCGCTGGTGGCGGCCGCACGAGTTCCCGACCGGACTGGCGGGGCTGGCCCGGGCCTACCGCAGCCGCCGCAACCCGGGCGGGCTGTGGTCGCTGCACCTGGGGCGCGGCGTCGGCGTGGCGACCGCGAGCGCGGTCGGCGGCTCGAGCGCGGTCAACTACGGCATCACCGCGCAGCCCGACGATCACGCCTTCGCGGGCTGGCCGGTGGGCGCGACCGAGCTGGCGCCGTGGTTCGCGCGGGCGCGCGCGATGCTGCAGCCGACGGCGAGCCCCCGCGCCGATCGGCTCGGCGACAAGGCCTTCCTCGATCGGCTCGAGCCCGGTCGCCGGGTCGATCTGGAGAACACGATCGACTGGGCCGCGTGCACCGACTGCGGCGACTGCGTGCTCGGGTGCCGGGTCGGCGCCAAGCGCGGGCTCGAGCGCACGTACCTGGCCGCGGCGCTGGCCCGCGGCGCCGAGCTGCGGCACAGCGTCGAGGCGCTGCGGCTGGTGCCGCGGGCTCACGGCGGGTTCGCGGTCGAGCTCCAGGCGATCGACACCGGCGCGCGCTCGTGGGTGACCGCCGGCAGCGTCGTGCTCGCCGCCGGCACGCTCGGGACGCTCGCGCTCCTGCATCGCAGCGGCGTGCCGGTGGGACCGCGGTTCGGCACCGGGCTGAGCCTCAACGGCGACGGCGTGGCGTTCCTCAAGGGCACGCCGCACGCGCTGGCGGGCGACAGCGGCGCGCCGATCTCGACGTCGGTCCGCATCCCGGTGCGCGGCGACGACGGCGAGGTCCGGACGCTGATGGTCATGAGCGGGCGGGTGCCGCGCGCGGCCCAGCGCCTGGCGGCGGCGGCGCTGATGGTCGTCGGCGGTGGGCGGCGGTGGCGGTGGCTGCGCGACCTGGTGCGGGTCGAGGCCCAGGGGCCGATGGCCCACTCGTTCATGTACAAGCTCGACGCGCAGGATCGCGCGCAGGGGACCGCGCGCTTCACGCCGCGCGGCGTCGTGATCGACTGGCCCGACTACGCCGACGATCCGATCCTGCGCTTCGCCGAGCGGCGCCTGGGCGCCTGGGCCGCGGTCGCGGGCGGCGCGCCGACGCCCAGCCTGGCCCGGCTGCGCGGCATGCCCGGGCTGAGCGTGCACCCGCTGGGCGGCTGTCGGATGGGCCGCTCGATCGACGACGGCGTGGTCGACACCGTCGGGCAGGTGTTCGATCCGCGCGGCGGCGTCTACGCCGGGCTGAGGATCGCCGACGGCAGCATCGTGCCCGGCTCGATCGGCGTGCCGCCGAGCCTGACGATCGCGGCCCTGGCCGAGCGCATCGCGGACGATCTGCGGCGGGGGCATCGGGGCCAGCCGGCGGGGCCTGCGCGCGCGTCGGCGTGA
- a CDS encoding FHA domain-containing protein, which translates to MAKLIVISGDERQEFELGAFNTLGRHPDNTIQILDRIISKEHAQIQRSGDGRFLLRDLRSLNGTFLRGERVGEHYLADGDEVTMGSTRIQFVDKPAAQEPLHRVTIAPGLTESHIRQRIQASTGDFMPERQLADEKVLRRDYERLRIGHELARAVGSELDLEKLLPKILDKAFELVGADRGAILLLDDRGEPVPRYVKTRSGKSDTNIVLSRTVLSEVVQNRAAVLSSDATMDSRFSGAHSIIMQGIRSTMTLPLLYGAELLGLMHLDSLFASNAFTEKDLQVCTGMASQAAIAIQNARLASRIEKEAQTRAQISRLIPASVVEQVVKGELVIEKGGRLNEITMLFSDIRGFTTMSDGRPPEEVVNTLNEYFEVMVDVLFQFQGTLDKFVGDEIIGLFGAPIPIDDGPFKAVACALAMMHGLAEFNRTRAAEGQPEIKIGIGINTGKVITGSIGSTRALQYTAIGDAMNVASRLVNVAKSGEVILSESTYQMVAERIEAEALPPVRVKGKADELKVYRVTALRPTGAPAASWSEPTRA; encoded by the coding sequence ATGGCCAAGCTGATCGTCATCTCCGGCGACGAGCGCCAAGAGTTCGAGCTCGGGGCGTTCAACACCCTGGGCCGTCACCCGGACAACACGATCCAGATCCTGGATCGGATCATCTCCAAGGAACACGCGCAGATCCAGCGCTCCGGGGATGGGCGGTTCCTGCTGCGGGACCTGCGGTCGCTCAACGGCACGTTCCTCCGCGGCGAGCGGGTGGGCGAGCACTACCTGGCGGACGGCGACGAGGTCACGATGGGATCCACCCGGATCCAGTTCGTCGACAAGCCCGCCGCCCAGGAGCCCCTGCACCGGGTCACGATCGCCCCGGGCCTGACCGAGAGCCACATCCGCCAGCGGATCCAGGCCTCGACCGGCGACTTCATGCCGGAGCGCCAGCTCGCGGACGAGAAGGTGCTGCGGCGCGACTACGAGCGCCTCCGGATCGGCCACGAGCTGGCCCGCGCGGTCGGCAGCGAGCTCGACCTCGAGAAGCTGCTCCCCAAGATCCTCGACAAGGCGTTCGAGCTGGTCGGCGCCGATCGCGGCGCGATCCTCCTGCTCGACGACCGCGGCGAGCCGGTGCCGCGCTACGTCAAGACCCGCAGCGGCAAGAGCGACACCAACATCGTGCTGTCGCGGACGGTGCTGTCCGAGGTGGTCCAGAACCGCGCCGCGGTGCTGTCGTCCGACGCCACGATGGACTCGCGGTTCTCGGGCGCGCACTCGATCATCATGCAGGGCATCCGCTCGACGATGACCTTGCCGCTCCTGTACGGCGCCGAGCTGCTCGGGCTGATGCACCTCGACTCGCTGTTCGCCTCGAACGCCTTCACCGAGAAGGACCTGCAGGTCTGCACCGGCATGGCGTCGCAGGCGGCCATCGCGATCCAGAACGCGCGCCTCGCCAGCCGGATCGAGAAGGAGGCCCAGACCCGCGCCCAGATCTCGCGCCTGATCCCGGCCTCGGTCGTGGAGCAGGTCGTCAAGGGCGAGCTGGTCATCGAGAAGGGCGGCCGCCTCAACGAGATCACGATGCTGTTCTCGGACATCCGCGGCTTCACGACCATGTCCGACGGCCGGCCGCCGGAGGAGGTCGTCAACACGCTCAACGAGTACTTCGAGGTGATGGTCGACGTGCTCTTCCAGTTCCAGGGCACGCTCGACAAGTTCGTCGGCGACGAGATCATCGGCCTGTTCGGCGCCCCGATCCCGATCGACGACGGCCCGTTCAAGGCCGTCGCCTGCGCGCTGGCCATGATGCACGGGCTCGCCGAGTTCAACCGCACCCGCGCGGCCGAGGGCCAGCCCGAGATCAAGATCGGCATCGGCATCAACACCGGCAAGGTCATCACCGGGTCGATCGGCTCGACGCGCGCGCTCCAGTACACCGCGATCGGCGACGCCATGAACGTCGCCTCGCGCCTGGTCAACGTCGCCAAGTCGGGCGAGGTGATCCTGTCCGAGAGCACTTACCAGATGGTCGCCGAGCGCATCGAGGCCGAGGCGCTGCCCCCGGTCCGGGTCAAGGGCAAGGCCGACGAGCTCAAGGTCTACCGCGTCACCGCGCTGCGCCCGACCGGGGCGCCGGCGGCGTCGTGGTCCGAACCCACGCGCGCTTAG